The following coding sequences are from one Cyprinus carpio isolate SPL01 chromosome A24, ASM1834038v1, whole genome shotgun sequence window:
- the LOC109045421 gene encoding vesicle-trafficking protein SEC22c-like isoform X1, protein MSLILFAFVVRVRDGLPLSASTDFLHNKELQERKQQLKVISKSLSSLPERGTVKGHELNIHFLSSEGVSYMTVCACGLPAATAFCFLEDLRWEFTACFDNSAVALASRPYPFLEFGRMTDKNSAIQKLQQHYNQKGGPSLEVTLAEVQEDLRTSPPQVLTIEDMTLTNGAANGHVEQTAASGQSQRLEPVSAPGILSLVLNIMCAALNLIRGVHLITYTFQDDYDGLWNVVAFLLAFLCCVCQCHLYLFHTCQKKLKSFTLLTLIILCNAFLFGLRNIWQLAFHMSVACLSTLLTLHRKLLDRNMDCGV, encoded by the exons ATGTCACTGATCCTGTTTGCCTTTGTTGTCCGGGTCAGGGATGGACTCCCTCTCTCCGCCTCCACTGATTTCCTGCATAACAAGGAACTTCAGGAGAGAAAGCAACAGCTGAAAGTGATCTCAAAATCCTTAAGTTCATTACCAGAGAGAGGGACAGTCAAGGGCCATGAGCTCAACATCCA CTTCCTCTCATCCGAGGGTGTGTCCTACATGACCGTATGTGCATGCGGTCTCCCTGCTGCCACGGCCTTCTGCTTCTTGGAAGACTTGCGCTGGGAATTCACAGCATGCTTTGACAACTCTGCAGTGGCCCTGGCAAGCAGGCCGTACCCCTTTCTGGAGTTTGGTAGGATGACAGATAAAA atagtGCCATTCAAAAACTTCAGCAGCATTATAATCAGAAAGGAGGTCCATCTCTGGAGGTCACCCTGGCTGAAGTACAGGAAGACCTCAGAACCAGCCCCCCTCAGGTTCTCACCATAGAGGACATGACACTCACCAATGGAGCAGCCAATGGGCATGTAGAACAAACAGCTGCATCAG gtcAAAGTCAGAGATTGGAACCAGTCTCAGCACCAGGGATCCTCTCACTGGTTCTTAACATCATGTGTGCTGCCCTCAACCTTATACGTGGTGTCCATCTTATTACATACACCTTCCAG GATGATTATGATGGTTTGTGGAATGTGGTGGCATTTCTTTTGGCATTTCTTTGCTGTGTTTGCCAG TGTCATCTGTACTTGTTCCATACCTGCCAGAAGAAGCTGAAATCCTTTACTCTCCTGACTCTCATCATCTTATGCAATGCTTTTCTCTTTGGCCTGAGGAACATCTGGCAGCTGGCCTTCCACATGTCCGTGGCCTGCCTCTCCACGCTGCTCACCCTCCACCGCAAACTGCTGGACAGGAACATGGACTGTGGAGTATGA
- the LOC109045421 gene encoding vesicle-trafficking protein SEC22c-like isoform X2, with translation MSLILFAFVVRVRDGLPLSASTDFLHNKELQERKQQLKVISKSLSSLPERGTVKGHELNIHFLSSEGVSYMTVCACGLPAATAFCFLEDLRWEFTACFDNSAVALASRPYPFLEFDSAIQKLQQHYNQKGGPSLEVTLAEVQEDLRTSPPQVLTIEDMTLTNGAANGHVEQTAASGQSQRLEPVSAPGILSLVLNIMCAALNLIRGVHLITYTFQDDYDGLWNVVAFLLAFLCCVCQCHLYLFHTCQKKLKSFTLLTLIILCNAFLFGLRNIWQLAFHMSVACLSTLLTLHRKLLDRNMDCGV, from the exons ATGTCACTGATCCTGTTTGCCTTTGTTGTCCGGGTCAGGGATGGACTCCCTCTCTCCGCCTCCACTGATTTCCTGCATAACAAGGAACTTCAGGAGAGAAAGCAACAGCTGAAAGTGATCTCAAAATCCTTAAGTTCATTACCAGAGAGAGGGACAGTCAAGGGCCATGAGCTCAACATCCA CTTCCTCTCATCCGAGGGTGTGTCCTACATGACCGTATGTGCATGCGGTCTCCCTGCTGCCACGGCCTTCTGCTTCTTGGAAGACTTGCGCTGGGAATTCACAGCATGCTTTGACAACTCTGCAGTGGCCCTGGCAAGCAGGCCGTACCCCTTTCTGGAGTTTG atagtGCCATTCAAAAACTTCAGCAGCATTATAATCAGAAAGGAGGTCCATCTCTGGAGGTCACCCTGGCTGAAGTACAGGAAGACCTCAGAACCAGCCCCCCTCAGGTTCTCACCATAGAGGACATGACACTCACCAATGGAGCAGCCAATGGGCATGTAGAACAAACAGCTGCATCAG gtcAAAGTCAGAGATTGGAACCAGTCTCAGCACCAGGGATCCTCTCACTGGTTCTTAACATCATGTGTGCTGCCCTCAACCTTATACGTGGTGTCCATCTTATTACATACACCTTCCAG GATGATTATGATGGTTTGTGGAATGTGGTGGCATTTCTTTTGGCATTTCTTTGCTGTGTTTGCCAG TGTCATCTGTACTTGTTCCATACCTGCCAGAAGAAGCTGAAATCCTTTACTCTCCTGACTCTCATCATCTTATGCAATGCTTTTCTCTTTGGCCTGAGGAACATCTGGCAGCTGGCCTTCCACATGTCCGTGGCCTGCCTCTCCACGCTGCTCACCCTCCACCGCAAACTGCTGGACAGGAACATGGACTGTGGAGTATGA